One window from the genome of Asterias amurensis chromosome 12, ASM3211899v1 encodes:
- the LOC139944830 gene encoding ras-related protein Rap-2a-like, with protein sequence MREYKVVVLGSGGVGKSALTVQFVSGNFVEKYDPTIEDFYRKAIEVENTMSILEILDTAGTEQFASMRDLYIRNGQGFVIVYSVTNKQSFGDVVNLREQILRVKGSSQVPLVLVGNKADLEKERQVPTTEGMLLASKWQIPFYETSAKSTMNVNEVFAECVMEIMRLLQTGKRNKEKLCRGCNLL encoded by the coding sequence ATGCGAGAGTATAAAGTTGTCGTGTTGGGCAGCGGTGGGGTCGGGAAGAGCGCCCTAACCGTGCAGTTCGTCTCGGGCAACTTCGTGGAGAAATACGACCCGACGATCGAGGACTTCTACCGCAAGGCGATTGAAGTGGAAAACACCATGTCGATTCTGGAGATTTTGGACACTGCAGGCACGGAACAGTTCGCTTCCATGCGGGATCTTTACATCCGAAATGGCCAGGGTTTTGTCATTGTCTACAGCGTCACAAACAAGCAAAGTTTTGGGGATGTTGTAAATTTACGAGAACAGATTTTAAGGGTCAAGGGGTCAAGCCAAGTGCCCCTGGTCCTGGTGGGAAACAAGGCAGACTTGGAGAAGGAACGACAAGTCCCCACCACAGAGGGAATGTTGCTAGCTAGTAAATGGCAAATCCCATTCTACGAAACCTCCGCAAAAAGTACAATGAACGTGAACGAGGTTTTCGCAGAGTGTGTGATGGAGATTATGAGGCTACTGCAGACGGGAAAAAGGAATAAAGAAAAGTTGTGTCGAGGGTGCAATTTACTGTGA